TCCTTAGGCTCGTAGAAATCGttctttagcatctaattagtTTAAGCAAGCTCTCAATTTCCAGAATTAGTTCTTTAATCTTTAATTCCTCAACAAAGCTTccaattttcagaaacttcaaatccgaaattctcttagtttaatcaatcaatttccaaatcgttttttgcaatctcttaATTAAGTCAGTAAGATCATTACCCAATTCTCGATTCAAGCTCTCTTAGTCTAAATCAAATTTCActattgttatattcttcaaAACTTCAAGCATTTTTCGTAAAGATATCAccgaaaccccattttcgagtcattcttagtttacacacctattctaaatcatgtttagaaactttttattgatctcaatcaattaaaaagactcagaaacaagcttttgagcTTTTCATCATtaaagaattcatcaaacaacttttctggtgagccgttttccaaattttatttcgAGTTCGTTAGCCAATCATTTTatcccaaattaattttaatctccttattgacatcaattctcgatttctcaatttttatttcgtaaaaaacgacCCCCTATAGCCTCTTTAATCGTCCTTAAAACATCATCCGTAAAAtagaatcaagcttttggtttttcaaccatcaaacaactATTCTGCCAGGTCCGTTTTCAATAATATATCCCGACTCCATTACTCGACgtttttctgaaattccaatTCTAAACCCTTCTTTTGCACACTAACTTTAAATACTAGCATTCATTTCGCTATAATCCGACATCTACAGCTCCCGAAATTGAGCCAGAAAGTCTCATAAAAGAACTGTTTTTGTTCCATAAAGTACTGCTGATTTATTAGCTTTGTGGTAAATTTCTGTTCAAGTCCCTGAACTCTCTGAATGCTCCGAATTTGCCCAGAATTACATGGACAACGCAACAGCCCCCGAGCCGATTTTCCAGAGTTCCAATCCTCAATTTCACACATCCCAATGACATCAAAGAgatcggttaattttatttcatcccgtatatatttgttttgtgacttatttatatttctaactTTAAAGTTATcattttaagttgtaatttttatgttttatgcttatttgtaatacaaaaatattaaaaaatatttacaaaatcaataaaaatataaaagaaaatttaaaaaaatttatatttgtgTGTCATTCTATTGCTTTAATTTTGGTACTTATATTAAACATTGTTTTTCTGACCGATCTGTCAAGCATCGGGGCGcaagaccgttgtttttattttgagtCCTTGTAACGTTCGTCAATCGCTTTTcttttagaattcaagtaatttaggcgcattttatttatttactttattcaattaccattttacctTTTGAGAACTAGCTTAAGAGGAAAACGCCCgcattttttttactatttttaatCCCCGCAAACACATATCAAAGTTAAAAATTtggatatttcgaaaatattgCCAACAATAATATttagcacttaaaattcagtacttattttttcagtacttattttcagttttatcaaacaacacctaaatctTGCAATTTTAGTTCTTAAATTTGTAATCTTTTATTCCAACTTCAGTTGCAAGGGaacatttatttttcaattggACATCCTCTCTTTCAATTAATCTTATTTCTGTATGGACTGTTAAACTTTTTTATCCATTTAGCTTTTCCATGCTCGCATTCAAGAAATATAACAGGATTTCTTTTTAATAGGATTTGGGTATTATATATAAGGATTTTTTTTGTAGATAATTCGgataaacatgaaaatttaTTTGTAGAAAATTCCAATGATGAGAAAATGAATTACTGAAATTTATGGGggcagaaatataaaattttggttAGAATCTTGTTAATTTTATCTTAAGAATTTTAACCTTTAAATCTGAAGAACAACATTCTGAATTTACTTTCATTCTTATTGATAAAAGTACTGAATCATAATTTGctacacaaaactatatatctTTATAGGAAAAAAGAACAGAAAAAGGAAaacacaaaatatatataagttGAGAATCATACATTATTTCATGTATAAAATTGGGTCAAGGAGAAGTTGAAACAGGTGGGGGTCCTGGTACACGAGGAGGAGATGGAGGGAAAGGGAATGGCGGGAATGGAGGAAGCGGACCAAACGGTGGTAATGGAGGGAACGACGGAATTAGAGGCGGCGGTGGCGGTGGAGTTAAAAACGGAATTGGCGGTAAAGGAATTAAAGGAGAAGGAGGTGGCTGAAGAGGGTTAGGTGGAAGCAATGGAGGAAAAAGTGGCGGTGGCTGAAGAATTGGGGGAAAAAGTGGCGGTGGCTGAAGAATTGGGGGAAAAATCGGCGGTGGCTGAAACGGATTTGGCGGAAACAACGGCGGCATCGGGAAAGTGTTTGGTTGTGCTACttttttgtctaattcttgAGTATGAGGGATCTCAGCCTTTTTTCCAGGAAATGGTGGAAGTGGAGGAAGCCCCTGAACGGGCGGAGTAAGAGGAAGTCCAGTAGCCGGAGGGAAGAAAGGAAGTCCGGGAAGAGGTGGAAGAGGAGGAAGCTGTGGTAATGGTGGCAATGTTGGAAGAGGGGGAAGAAAAAAGTTGTTTTCTACAGGATCTTGGAGTGGTGGTGGGAATGGAGGAAAACGGTCGTCAATTAGCGACGATTTTTGGTTGGGTTTTAGCGACGACTTTTGGGGTTTTTCGTTACAGAGAATAGGTTGTTTCTCCGGCTTGAAACTGAAAAAGCCAGCTGAGAAAACATGAATTCCTTCCTTTCTAGATTTCAGGCGTAACAATGAAGATTTAGCTGTTGAAGCTACAGAGCAATATGGCTCACTACTAGTTAATAGCTTGACTGAACATTTCTTGATTCTTTTGACATGTTTAGCGACGGAAAACGGCAAATGAACTCTGAATTCTCCATTTTCATCTGTTTTGACTTGTTGGTGAAAACTTGGTTTAGAAGTTTCATCATTGCATTCTACCTCAACAGAAGCCCCTGAAAACCCCCCAAAAATGTCAAAATTCAAGATCATCAAATAATTATGGAGATTAattgaaaagaaagaaatacctGAAATGAAGTGACTGTTCTTGGAGAAATCTTGGTGGAAACAAGTGTCACAATAAACTGAGCCGACAACAACTGCGGATGGAGGTTTCTTGCGGTGACTATTAGCATCTGAGAGTGGAATAATATTACTACTAAATATTGTTAAACAgagaaacaataataatagaaAAGAAGTCATGTTTCTTCTTTGTTTTGAATCTTGTTCAATTTCTTTGATTTATACCCAAAAGTGGTATATCTTTTTGATATTATTTATTGACCCCTGcgttattaaataaaaaatgccCTTTATATTATTTTGATTAGCTGTGAAATGGAGGGGTGAGTATATATAAGTCCAAACCcgtggaggagaggggtcattATGTGATTCATGAAGAAACCAGTCAACTGCAAACCATAAACAGTGAATGAGATGGTGAAAAAAGGTAGGACTACTTGTATCTTCAATCTGGGTGAACCAAAACTTCAATGTCAAAAAGAGTCCTACAATAAGAGGTGTCACATGTGTGATAAATAATCTAAATTATATTCTTAAGTATCAGTTTAAAGTTTTAACACGTTGTTTGGAGGTTAATTTTGGCTCCACAGGCAAAGCAAATTTTGTGGGATTGAGTAATTATCTAAGGTTCATCCCTGAGCAAAAGAAATTTGGATTCTGACACCCAGGTGTTGCAGACAAAAGTATACATGATTAGATTACACCATACAAAATCAACACGCAATTTTAGTGTTTAGGTTTAGCTTAGTAGGTAATGTGCCATTTTTTGGCTGACATAAAACGGACACGCAAATTTTTTGGTTGGATTAGGATTGATGTGCAAACCCAAAAAcgacacgaatatttaaaattattattattttctttgatatttttatatatcactttattaataaagataataaaattataactattACTTGGAAATATGATTTGTACattctaaattgttataaacacattaaaaatAGTACtatatttcttatatttttaaaagttatcattaatatatatacataataaagTTATATGTAATCTGAAAACACGACACAAAATCGATACTAACCCGAACAAGTTAACACAATTGTGAGACAAAAATTCTTGGATTGGATTTGGGTTTACTCATTTCCATATAAACCTAAAAATAATAGGAACTCGATTCGAACACAAAATTGCTAGGTCTACTTGGACGTGATATCACAATGTTTAGGCAGATAAAATCTTGTCAATGCCATTTATTGTTAAAATTTCCATATAATGGTAAAATGGCCTGCTTTTATGTCAAGTATTTCCTTGACACTATAAAAAATTACTCCCTTACTGCTGAAGAAGATACCGACATAGGGAATGTCTCAAATAATTCTCCCTTTTAAATTAATACCTTCTGACatga
The DNA window shown above is from Euphorbia lathyris chromosome 1, ddEupLath1.1, whole genome shotgun sequence and carries:
- the LOC136208022 gene encoding uncharacterized protein, which gives rise to MTSFLLLLFLCLTIFSSNIIPLSDANSHRKKPPSAVVVGSVYCDTCFHQDFSKNSHFISGASVEVECNDETSKPSFHQQVKTDENGEFRVHLPFSVAKHVKRIKKCSVKLLTSSEPYCSVASTAKSSLLRLKSRKEGIHVFSAGFFSFKPEKQPILCNEKPQKSSLKPNQKSSLIDDRFPPFPPPLQDPVENNFFLPPLPTLPPLPQLPPLPPLPGLPFFPPATGLPLTPPVQGLPPLPPFPGKKAEIPHTQELDKKVAQPNTFPMPPLFPPNPFQPPPIFPPILQPPPLFPPILQPPPLFPPLLPPNPLQPPPSPLIPLPPIPFLTPPPPPPLIPSFPPLPPFGPLPPFPPFPFPPSPPRVPGPPPVSTSP